The window AAATTTATTATAAAAAATTATCAGAAAATTTAGAAGCTAAAACATTTTCTTCTATAAAGGCTAGTCAATATCTATTTTCTATGGCAATGGAAGAAGAAAATTTTGAAGAAGCTATAAATCAAACTGAAATATTGAATAAAAAAACTAATTATCAACAATTGCCTTTTTTATCAAATTTAATTTATTTATATGAAACAAATGGTAAAAAAGAAAAGTTAGAAATTCTTAATAAAAATATAATATTTAAACTTTCTGAAAGAGAAAAAGGTAGTTTATTTAATCTATTAGCTATGTCATATTTAGAAAATAGTAAATATGATGATGCTAAAAGATACTTTGCCTTATTATTAAAAAGTAAAAATAATGAGAATATACAATTAGGATATATTGGATATTCAAGTCTTGAATTTAAGCAAAAAAATAGAGTTAAATCATTAAGTTATTTGAATAAGGCTTTAAGAGTACAAAAAGAAACTCCTATATATATTTTAGAGAATATATATAAGATGTATGTAGCTAATTCAGAATATGAAAGTGCATATAACATTTTAAGAAGTATAGAAAAAAAAGGTAATATTGATATAAATTTAATAATAGATTTAATAAAATATGCTAAATTATTAAATAAAAACGAAGATATAGAGGGATGTTTAGAAAAATTAGAATCTAAA of the Streptobacillus ratti genome contains:
- a CDS encoding tetratricopeptide repeat protein, translating into MKKIFICLFFSLSFILNADIKSDLEKSLKLITEGKYESAKTLLHNVIEKKAENNDDKKFLESAYYYLANIYHKENKIDEAKIYYKKLSENLEAKTFSSIKASQYLFSMAMEEENFEEAINQTEILNKKTNYQQLPFLSNLIYLYETNGKKEKLEILNKNIIFKLSEREKGSLFNLLAMSYLENSKYDDAKRYFALLLKSKNNENIQLGYIGYSSLEFKQKNRVKSLSYLNKALRVQKETPIYILENIYKMYVANSEYESAYNILRSIEKKGNIDINLIIDLIKYAKLLNKNEDIEGCLEKLESKKICNFDLGIKLASENLFEFAERYLIKSKKDGNINANYALINIYFSNRDRYKLRVLLEEMFKNNEISKEKKDSILKEFEHYQKYRNNKN